Proteins from a genomic interval of Coccinella septempunctata chromosome 2, icCocSept1.1, whole genome shotgun sequence:
- the LOC123308265 gene encoding cysteine dioxygenase type 1 — protein MSLCRFNEDSEKEGRICDFTANKHLGTFLPVINSLDDLIRELKVLFDSDKVNVEFLNYLMKSYKSKPADWKKFAKFDRYRYTRNLVDTGNGKYNLMLLCWGEGHGSGIHDHANSHCFMKVLQGSIEEVKFAWPTSEGEELKEIGRTKLELNDTCYINNSIGLHRVENSSNVDTAISLHLYCPPYDKCLVFNKNTAQTSVSTVTFYSMYGVRLKGANKPVPEPEDN, from the exons ATGTCTCTGTGCCGATTTAACGAAGATAGTGAGAAGGAGGGTAGAATTTGTGATTTTACCGCGAACAAACATCTAGGCACTTTTCTGCCTGTTATAAACAGCCTCGACGATCTGATCAGGGAACTGAAGGTACTCTTCGACAGTGACAAAGTGAATGTGGAGTTCTTGAATTATTTGATGAAGTCTTATAAGTCGAAACCGGCCGATTGGAAGAAATTTGCGAAGTTTGACAGATACAG ATACACAAGAAATTTGGTGGACACcggaaatggaaaatataaccTTATGTTATTGTGCTGGGGTGAAGGACATGGTTCTGGCATACACGACCATGCAAACTCGCACTGCTTCATGAAAGTACTTCAGGGATCTATAGAAGAAGTAAAATTTGCCTGGCCCACCAGTGAAGGAGAAGAGCTGAAAGAAATTGGACGAACAAAATTAGAACTAAATGATACATGTTACATCAACA aCTCAATTGGTCTTCATCGAGTAGAAAATTCTTCAAACGTTGACACAGCTATCAGCCTCCATCTCTATTGTCCGCCTTATGACAAGTGTTTAGTTTTCAACAAAAATACCGCACAAACAAGTGTTTCGACAGTCACATTTTATTCCATGTACGGAGTTCGACTCAAG GGAGCCAACAAGCCTGTTCCTGAACCAGAAGACAACTAA